The following coding sequences lie in one Xylocopa sonorina isolate GNS202 chromosome 15, iyXylSono1_principal, whole genome shotgun sequence genomic window:
- the LOC143430586 gene encoding odorant receptor 49b-like produces the protein MFNASVRRVIYILELTGTFTCTWPIDPNSTKREIVYRTIRWSFAMFNVIFLMVSLVLAVFHFRNDVIILMKTASEMTALLEVFFDLLICKMKNAQLQVLIEKIKAYLEVIDEQEIKIIQGYVDRYQKFFSVTAMTYVATAISFSFVPLFSAQELPADGWIPFSMEPSTVYWLIYASQVYCILQTAFCIGVDFTIAVLFTYAAAKLDALGMKLRQVNSRDMLVSCVKEHQEIIGFVEATKATVEALLFKTNATMGSAVICGAFPLIYNQSLAIVSQFLPLVVSGCAHLFVISWPADDLKESSLRFAKSLNEIPWLGMSRDMVRIVVIMMQRSQKAFLIKMGGLLPALTLEYYANFLTTVSSYFMAMRTMIES, from the exons ATGTTCAACGCGAGCGTACGTCGAGTGATTTACATACTGGAACTGACTGGAACGTTCACGTGCACCTGGCCAATCGATCCGAACAGTACCAAGAGAGAAATCGTTTATCGAACCATTCGATGGTCGTTCGCGATGTTCAACGTGATCTTCTTGATGGTATCGTTGGTGCTCGCTGTATTTCACTTTCGCAACGACGTAATCATCTTGATGAAAACCGCTTCCGAGATGACCGCATTGCTCGAAGTATTCTTCGATCTGCTTATCTGCAAAATGAAAAACGCGCAGCTACAG GTTCTGATAGAGAAGATCAAGGCGTATCTAGAAGTGATCGATGAGCAGGAGATCAAGATAATACAAGGTTACGTAGATCGTTACCAGAAGTTCTTCTCGGTGACCGCGATGACGTACGTCGCCACTGCGATCTCGTTCAGTTTCGTGCCTCTGTTCTCGGCTCAAGAGCTACCAGCCGACGGATGGATTCCGTTCTCCATGGAACCGTCGACGGTGTACTGGCTGATCTACGCCAGCCAGGTTTACTGTATTTTACAGACGGCGTTCTGCATCGGCGTGGACTTCACCATCGCCGTTTTGTTCACCTACGCCGCGGCGAAATTAGACGCGTTAGGGATGAAACTGCGGCAAGTGAACAGCCGCGACATGCTGGTAAGCTGTGTCAAAGAACACCAAGAAATAATAGG ATTCGTGGAGGCCACTAAAGCCACCGTCGAGGCTTTATTATTCAAAACGAACGCCACGATGGGAAGCGCTGTGATATGCGGAGCTTTCCCCCTGATTTAC AATCAATCGCTGGCTATAGTGAGCCAGTTTCTTCCTCTGGTGGTGTCAGGCTGTGCGCACCTTTTCGTCATCTCTTGGCCAGCAGACGATTTGAAAGAAAGC AGTTTACGTTTCGCAAAATCGCTGAACGAGATCCCTTGGTTGGGGATGTCGCGAGACATGGTTAGAATAGTCGTGATCATGATGCAGAGGAGTCAGAAAGCGTTTCTCATTAAAATGGGTGGTTTGCTTCCGGCTCTCACGTTGGAATATTACGCAAAC TTTTTAACTACAGTCTCGTCCTATTTCATGGCTATGAGGACGATGATCGAATCGTAA
- the LOC143430660 gene encoding uncharacterized protein LOC143430660, whose product MRKRVTPESAISFTKLSVALTCSWPVPSSASKSQLVLFNVLWCAAFTSSFALVLPLATAIYEHHADAIVLGKTVSLTAAVMQVLIKMVMCRLQQKQFQILYFDMETFCKNATNEERVVLQRYVDRYKYFHCVYISWCFLTTILVISGPLYSPETFPTNAIYPFSVEHQPLKSVIFLHQSFVGFQVSSGMAIDSQIALLLRYTAARFELLGSQLRNAKSDCELNACIEKHNQLLRYTKRIRRSIRFLILTTITTTSVAVIFGSLNLITKQPLPLKALYAIVVFSASVELFMYAWPADTLTHMSSKIAADAYNTKWFETHVGVQKKILCIILRSQKLEAIQVSAIVPKLSLPYYAQYLYKSLSYFTALRIMVENTSSIEALLSFKKNQQCNYLPARILKKHLDSPKLPIFTLIHAEVVSSKKQSQMEEDITSEKLQREPSCVKLCLSNRYVTLSRRLVMFRNATPEKAIAFVQLSVALTCCLPLPSTATKTQSFRFKALRFVVFLNAFMLLAPLVYSVHVHRSDPGNMFKAASLILAIFHVLTQTSFCIAQYHRFQRLIEEMQFCCVNADAFERRVFQRYVDKYSTFYGLSAMWFYATACIVIFATLFISDPFPTNAEYPFRVDFEPLRSIIFVHQAIVGFQCAAHICMNIFYALLLLFAAARFEIVMIELSAINDFLSLIKCIKRYQTVKRYAEDVVRAVRMTALVTVTLGGVACVFCGITIIGRQPLAVKVQLFSLAMTGQLEVFMCALAADHLIDMSDDVMQGAYESKWYVQPVGIQKCLTFVLSHQSSVVLSVKCVIPALSLNYYASFISNVFSLFTALRVVMLRDEEDN is encoded by the exons ATGAGAAAACGTGTCACACCAGAGAGCGCCATTTCGTTCACGAAACTCAGCGTCGCGCTGACCTGTTCCTGGCCGGTCCCGTCTTCAGCATCGAAATCACAACTTGTCCTCTTCAACGTACTCTGGTGCGCCGCGTTTACCAGCTCCTTCGCGCTAGTTTTACCGCTGGCCACTGCGATTTACGAGCACCACGCGGACGCCATCGTTCTTGGGAAAACAGTGAGTCTAACCGCGGCTGTCATGCAAGTGTTAATTAAAATGGTGATGTGCCGTTTGCAGCAGAAGCAGTTCCAG ATTTTGTACTTTGACATGGAGACGTTTTGCAAAAATGCCACAAACGAGGAAAGGGTCGTTTTACAACGTTACGTCGACAGATACAAATACTTTCATTGCGTTTATATATCGTGGTGCTTCTTGACTACAATCCTTGTGATAAGCGGCCCGTTGTACTCACCGGAAACCTTCCCCACGAACGCGATATATCCGTTCTCAGTCGAACACCAGCCGCTCAAGAGTGTGATCTTTCTTCATCAATCGTTCGTTGGCTTCCAAGTGTCCTCTGGTATGGCTATCGACTCTCAGATCGCTCTTCTTCTACGATACACGGCGGCCAGATTCGAGCTTTTGGGTAGCCAGCTGCGCAACGCGAAGTCTGACTGTGAATTGAACGCGTGTATAGAAAAGCATAATCAGCTTTTGCG GTACACAAAAAGGATTCGTCGATCGATCAGATTTTTAATCTTAACGACGATCACGACAACCAGCGTCGCTGTGATTTTTGGTAGTTTAAACTTGATTACT AAACAACCATTACCTTTGAAAGCTCTGTACGCGATCGTGGTGTTCAGTGCAAGCGTAGAACTCTTCATGTACGCTTGGCCAGCGGACACCTTGACGCACATG AGTAGTAAAATTGCCGCGGACGCTTACAACACAAAATGGTTCGAAACACACGTTGGAGTACAGAAGAAAATTCTCTGCATCATATTAAGGTCCCAGAAACTTGAAGCTATTCAAGTCAGCGCCATTGTACCAAAGCTGTCGCTACCCTATTACGCACAG TATTTGTACAAATCCTTGTCTTATTTCACCGCATTGCGCATCATGGTCGAGAATACATCGTCGATCGAAGCTCT ATTATCATTCAAGAAAA ATCAACAATGCAATTATTTACCTGCACGAATTCTCAAAAAGCATCTTGACTCTCCGAAACTTCCAATATTCACACTGATCCACGCAGAAGTGGTcagttcaaagaagcaatcacAAATGGAGGAAGATATCACTTCTGAAAAAC TGCAGCGTGAACCATCGTGCGTGAAACTTTGCTTATCCAATCGATACGTCACCTTATCACGTCGCCTCGTAATGTTTCGAAACGCAACGCCAGAGAAAGCGATCGCTTTCGTCCAGCTGAGCGTGGCTTTGACGTGCTGTCTACCTCTTCCATCCACAGCCACCAAGACCCAATCGTTTCGTTTCAAGGCCCTGAGGTTCGTCGTTTTCTTGAACGCGTTCATGCTACTCGCCCCTCTGGTGTATTCCGTGCACGTGCATCGCAGCGACCCAGGAAACATGTTCAAAGCAGCCTCCCTGATACTGGCTATTTTTCACGTGCTCACCCAGACCTCGTTTTGTATCGCTCAGTACCACAGGTTTCAG CGGTTAATAGAAGAGATGCAGTTCTGTTGCGTAAACGCGGATGCATTCGAAAGACGAGTCTTTCAGAGATACGTGGATAAATACTCCACGTTCTATGGTTTGTCTGCGATGTGGTTCTACGCGACAGCGTGTATCGTCATCTTTGCGACGCTCTTCATATCCGATCCTTTCCCAACCAACGCTGAGTATCCGTTTCGTGTCGATTTTGAACCGTTGAGAAGCATCATTTTCGTACACCAGGCGATCGTTGGTTTTCAATGCGCCGCGCACATCTGCATGAATATATTTTACGCTCTGCTGTTGTTGTTCGCCGCGGCAAGGTTTGAGATCGTGATGATTGAACTGAGCGCGATTAACGATTTCCTGTCGCTAATCAAATGTATTAAAAGGTATCAGACTGTGAAAAG GTATGCTGAGGATGTTGTTCGCGCTGTTCGGATGACAGCTCTGGTTACAGTGACCCTGGGTGGCGTGGCTTGCGTATTTTGCGGTATCACCATTATTGGA CGACAGCCATTAGCTGTGAAAGTTCAACTTTTCTCTTTGGCTATGACTGGTCAGTTGGAAGTATTCATGTGCGCGTTGGCAGCTGACCACTTAATAGACATG AGTGACGACGTGATGCAAGGCGCATACGAATCGAAATGGTACGTACAACCCGTTGGCATACAGAAATGTCTAACGTTCGTGCTGAGCCATCAGTCGTCGGTGGTTTTAAGTGTCAAGTGTGTCATCCCAGCTCTCTCATTAAATTACTATGCCTCG TTCATCTCAAACGTGTTCTCGTTGTTCACTGCTCTGCGAGTGGTAATGCTAAGGGATGAAGAGGATAACTGA
- the LOC143430570 gene encoding uncharacterized protein LOC143430570, translated as MFRDATPEKTIAFVRYSVALTCCWPLPSTATKSQVFRFKALRSLVFLNAFMLLGPLLYAVRVHRDDPGKVSKAALLSLGIMQVLVQTTFCATQYNRFQRLIEEMVLCCENASSCERLVFQRYIGQYSVFYGVSAIWFYVTATIVVLGTILIPGPLTTNPEYPFPVDFEPLRSILYVHQGLVGLQCSAHACVNAFCALLLLFAAARYENLMTELRAVTDAVSLIKCIRKYYIVKRYAREVVQAVRFIALITVTLCGVAIVFSGISFIGRQPFNVKAQSFSLAATGLLEVFMCALPADHLMDMSESAMQETYQSEWYEQHLKIQKCILVALIPQPPVVLSIKCIIPALSLRYYCSFASNVFSLFTALRIVMVKDENDN; from the exons ATGTTTCGAGACGCGACGCCGGAGAAGACAATAGCCTTTGTCCGCTACAGCGTCGCTTTGACCTGCTGTTGGCCGCTTCCCTCGACGGCCACCAAGTCTCAAGTGTTCCGTTTCAAGGCTCTCAGATCGCTGGTGTTTCTGAACGCGTTCATGCTCCTTGGCCCGTTGCTCTACGCGGTGCGCGTGCATCGAGACGATCCTGGGAAGGTGTCGAAAGCCGCGCTGCTGTCTCTTGGCATCATGCAGGTGCTCGTGCAGACTACTTTCTGCGCCACTCAGTACAACCGATTTCAG CGATTAATCGAAGAAATGGTACTCTGCTGCGAGAATGCGAGCTCGTGCGAGAGACTCGTCTTCCAACGATACATTGGACAATACTCCGTGTTCTATGGCGTGTCCGCCATTTGGTTTTACGTGACTGCGACGATCGTCGTTCTGGGGACCATTCTTATACCTGGCCCTCTGACTACCAATCCGGAGTACCCGTTCCCTGTTGATTTCGAGCCGTTGAGAAGCATTCTTTACGTGCACCAAGGACTAGTCGGTTTACAGTGCTCTGCACACGCGTGCGTTAATGCATTCTGCGCTCTGCTGTTGCTGTTCGCTGCGGCACGATATGAGAATTTAATGACAGAACTTCGCGCGGTCACTGACGCTGTCTCTCTGATCAAATGCATAAGAAAGTATTACATCGTGAAGAG GTACGCGAGGGAAGTGGTTCAAGCGGTTCGATTCATAGCCCTCATCACGGTAACCCTGTGCGGTGTGGCGATTGTGTTTAGTGGTATCAGCTTCATTGGG CGTCAGCCGTTTAACGTGAAAGCTCAATCATTTTCCCTGGCTGCAACTGGGCTGTTGGAGGTCTTCATGTGCGCTCTACCAGCTGATCACTTGATGGATATG AGCGAAAGTGCCATGCAAGAGACGTACCAATCGGAGTGGTATGAACAGCATCTGAAGATACAGAAGTGTATACTGGTCGCGTTGATTCCTCAGCCTCCGGTAGTTCTAAGTATAAAATGCATTATTCCTGCTCTCTCATTGCGCTACTATTGCTCC TTTGCCTCGAACGTGTTCTCTTTATTCACTGCTCTGCGAATCGTAATGGTCAAAGATGAAAATGACAACTGA
- the LOC143430568 gene encoding odorant receptor 49b-like: protein MAMFNANIREILYVLELAGSFTCTWPPDPNGTKREAILRDVRWLFTMFNVISLLICLALAIFHFQDDIVVVMKTATEINTLLEVFLDLLFCKLKSAQLQILIAKVKAFLEVANEMENEAMQGYVDRYQSFFSVTAMGYIACGISFTFVPLISDQELPVDAWIPFSMEPFAIYAMVYASHVYCILQTAFCIGVDFTIVVLFAFPAVKLDILGTKLRDANDNDRLISCVKEHQEIIRFVEDTKATVEALLFKTNITMGSAVIFGAFPLLYNQSTAIVSQFLPLVVSGCAHLYVISWPADDLKESSLRFAQSINDIPWIGKRREMTKTVVIMMQRSQKAFLVTMGTLLPALTLEYFANFLTTVSSYFMAMRTMIES from the exons ATGGCCATGTTCAACGCGAACATTCGCGAAATTCTGTACGTATTGGAGCTTGCTGGATCGTTCACGTGCACCTGGCCACCCGATCCGAACGGTACCAAGAGAGAAGCCATTTTGCGGGACGTTCGATGGTTATTCACGATGTTCAACGTGATCTCATTGCTGATCTGCTTGGCACTCGCTATTTTTCATTTCCAAGACGACATCGTTGTTGTAATGAAGACTGCGACCGAGATAAACACTTTGCTCGAAGTTTTCCTCGACTTGCTCTTCTGCAAATTGAAAAGCGCGCAGCTGCAG ATTCTGATAGCGAAAGTGAAGGCGTTCTTGGAAGTGGCCAACGAAATGGAGAACGAAGCGATGCAAGGATACGTTGATCGATATCAGAGTTTCTTCTCAGTGACTGCGATGGGGTACATCGCGTGTGGCATCTCGTTCACATTCGTACCATTGATTTCGGACCAAGAATTGCCTGTAGACGCGTGGATTCCGTTCTCCATGGAACCATTCGCCATATACGCCATGGTCTACGCCAGTCACGTTTACTGTATCCTGCAAACGGCATTCTGCATCGGCGTGGACTTCACCATTGTCGTTTTATTCGCATTCCCAGCAGTCAAGTTAGACATACTGGGCACAAAACTGCGGGACGCGAATGACAACGATCGACTGATAAGCTGCGTGAAAGAGCACCAAGAAATAATACG ATTTGTCGAGGATACTAAAGCTACTGTTGAGGCTTTATTATTCAAAACGAATATCACGATGGGAAGCGCTGTGATATTCGGAGCTTTCCCCCTGCTTTAC AATCAATCGACGGCTATAGTGAGTCAGTTTCTTCCTCTGGTGGTGTCAGGCTGCGCACACCTGTACGTCATCTCTTGGCCAGCAGACGATTTGAAAGAAAGC AGTTTACGTTTCGCACAATCGATCAACGATATCCCATGGATAGGTAAACGACGCGAGATGACGAAAACAGTAGTGATCATGATGCAGAGAAGTCAGAAGGCGTTTCTCGTTACGATGGGTACTTTGCTGCCAGCACTTACTTTGGAGTATTTCGCAAAC TTCTTAACTACTGTCTCGTCCTACTTCATGGCAATGAGAACAATGATCGAATCGTAG
- the LOC143430661 gene encoding uncharacterized protein LOC143430661, with translation MPRNTGVEKAIAFTQFSVALTCCWPLPSTATKNQVLRFKILRSAMLLNAFVLLVPLLYAVHVYRDDAGNMCRAALLGLAVLQNLVQSCLCIAQYERYQRLIEEMIFCCEKASSYEKHVYQRYVDKYSVFYGIIAVWFYMTGFIVILGTLFISDPFPTNAEYPVAVNFEPVRSIVFVHQAFVGMQCAAHMAISVFCALLLLFASARFEILQLELRDVKDVDSLIMCIKKYHRVKWYATEVIHAVRSIALITVVICGVATVFSGITIIGRQPFTVKIQFLSLASIALLKVFMCTWPADHLMDISESAMRSAYESEWYRHSLRLQKYILIALIPQAPVVLSVRFVIPTLSLNYYCSFVSNVFSLFTVLRVTMIRDEDDY, from the exons ATGCCACGCAACACAGGTGTAGAGAAGGCGATCGCCTTTACACAGTTCAGCGTGGCTCTGACTTGCTGTTGGCCGCTTCCATCGACAGCCACCAAGAACCAGGTGCTGCGTTTCAAGATCTTGAGGTCCGCGATGCTGTTGAACGCCTTTGTGCTCCTCGTCCCTTTGCTGTACGCTGTTCACGTGTACCGCGACGACGCTGGAAACATGTGCAGAGCAGCGTTGTTGGGCCTTGCGGTCTTGCAGAATCTTGTTCAAAGCTGCTTGTGCATCGCTCAATACGAACGATATCAG CGATTAATCGAAGAAATGATATTTTGTTGCGAGAAAGCGAGCTCGTACGAGAAACACGTCTACCAACGATACGTCGACAAGTATTCGGTATTTTATGGGATAATCGCCGTTTGGTTTTACATGACAGGATTTATAGTCATATTGGGAACGCTTTTCATATCCGATCCGTTTCCAACCAACGCTGAATATCCAGTTGCTGTTAATTTCGAGCCTGTCAGAAGCATCGTTTTCGTCCACCAAGCGTTCGTTGGCATGCAATGCGCTGCACATATGGCGATTAGTGTGTTCTGTGCCTTGTTATTACTCTTTGCCTCGGCACGTTTCGAGATTCTACAGTTGGAATTGCGAGATGTTAAAGATGTAGATTCGTTGATAATGTGTATAAAGAAGTATCACAGAGTGAAATG GTACGCAACAGAAGTTATTCACGCAGTTCGATCCATAGCGTTAATTACAGTCGTCATATGTGGTGTGGCGACAGTATTTAGCGGTATCACTATCATTGGA CGGCAACCGTTCACAGTGAAAATTCAATTCCTCTCCTTGGCTTCGATTGCGTTGTTGAAGGTTTTCATGTGTACCTGGCCAGCTGACCATTTAATGGACATC AGTGAAAGTGCAATGCGCTCAGCGTACGAATCAGAATGGTACAGACACTCGTTgagattacaaaaatatatattgaTCGCGTTGATTCCTCAGGCTCCAGTGGTTTTAAGCGTCAGATTTGTCATTCCAACCCTCTCGCTGAACTATTACTGCTCG TTTGTCTCAAATGTGTTTTCACTGTTCACCGTTCTACGAGTTACTATGATCAGAGATGAAGATGATTATTGA